One Crocosphaera sp. UHCC 0190 DNA window includes the following coding sequences:
- a CDS encoding YggT family protein — protein MDIINLSNWGLGLFLGLMTFLFIFRIVLTWYPQVELNRFPWKLIALPTEPLLIPVRKVIPPLGGVDISPIIWVGICSLLREILIGQQGLITMALH, from the coding sequence ATGGATATTATTAATCTTAGCAATTGGGGATTAGGTCTATTTTTAGGGCTAATGACCTTTTTGTTTATTTTTCGTATTGTCTTAACTTGGTATCCCCAAGTAGAATTAAATCGGTTTCCTTGGAAATTAATCGCCTTACCTACAGAACCCTTGTTAATTCCTGTGCGTAAAGTGATTCCTCCCTTGGGCGGAGTCGATATTAGTCCGATTATTTGGGTGGGAATTTGTAGCTTATTACGGGAAATTTTAATCGGACAACAAGGCTTAATTACAATGGCTTTACATTAG